The [Eubacterium] eligens ATCC 27750 genome segment AGCAGCGGGGGTAATTATGAATGAATGCCGTCTGCTTGAAGATGCCGGATATGCACATTTTATAACTAAACGTTTCGATAGGAACAATAATAAAAAAATTCATATGCAGACATTAGGAGCAATTTCACATATAGATTACAATATTCCGGGATTATGCAGTTATGAACAGGCAGCATATTATATGAATAGACTAGGTATACCATATTCAGATGTGGAACAATTTTATAGAAGAATGGTTTTTAATGTTATTCTGATTAATCAGGATGATCATGTAAAAAATGTTTCTTTTCTGATGGATAAGAATGGTGTCTGGAGATTGTCACCAGTATATGATGTCACATTTGCATATGACAGCAGCAATATGTGGTTGAAAGCACATCAGATGCTTATTAATGGAAAAAGTTCAGATATAAGTTATGATGATTTGATAAAATGTGGAATAAACATGGGAGTAAGCAAGAGAAAATGTGATGCAATAATATCGTATATAGAAGATGTTGCAAAAAGATTTTCGGATTATATGGATATGGCAGGTGTCAGGGAGAAAACCTGTCAGATTATGAATGACATTATAATTAGCAATAATATTAGAAAAACAGGAGATTAATCATGGAAAAAACAAACGAGAAAAAAGATTTTTTACAGAAAACATGGGTGGTGTGCGCCCTTGCACTTGTGTGTACATTCCTTTGGGGAAGCGCATCGCCTTGTATCAAATTAGGATATGCGCTGTTTAAGATACCGTCAAGTGAAACATGGACACAGGTATTATTTGCAGGAACAAGATTTGTTTTTGCAGGAGTGCTTACAATCTTAATTGGAAGTATTCTTAACAGAAAAATGCTGCTTCCAACGAAATCAAGTGTACCAAACATTTTAAAACTGGCAATGTTCCAGACAATTCTGCAGTACATATTCTTCTATATCGGACTTGCACACAACAGCGGAGTAAAGGCGTCAATAATTAACGGTTCTAACACATTTTTCGTAATACTTGTATCGACAATTATATTCAGACAGGAAAAGCTGAATCTGAAGAAAATTATCGGCTGTGTGATTGGTTTTGCAGGTGTTATCGTAGTCAGCATGAATGGACAGAAAATCGACATGAATTTAAGTATTATGGGTGACGGAAGTCTGTTCTTATGTGCGTTGTCATATGCATTTTCATCATGCCTTATGAAGAACTATTCAAAGAAAGATAATCCGGTAATGTTGAGTGGTTATCAGTTCATATTCGGTGGAATAGTAATGATTATATTAGGACTTGTGATGGGCGGTAGAATTACACACGTGTCAGTATCAGCAATACTAATGCTATTCTATCTCGCATGCATATCAGCTGTAGCCTACTCAATATGGGGAATACTGTTAAAGCACAACCCGGTATCCAAAGTGGCAATCTTCGGATTCACCAACCCTGTATTCGGAGTACTTCTTTCAGCATGGTGGCTTGGAGAGGGAAGCAGGGAGCTTGGAATAAATGCACTTATAGCGTTGGTATTAGTGTGCATAGGAATATGTATAGTTAATGTGAAGGGGAAGAAAGCAGAGTAGATAAAAAAGACCGGTTCAGTTAATGCCTGAACTGGTCTTTTTCATCATTATCTTAAAGCCTCTTTTACAGCTTCCGCAGCTTCATGTAGGGAAACTGCCTTTTCTTCATTAAGCTTATCAATAGGAGCTTTAGATATAAGCTTGCCAAGATGTCCAATCTGAGCCTTAACATTCTTTTTCTTATCCTTCTCCCAGACCTTTTTATTGGCGGCAAGTGCGTTGTTAGCCTCGTTAAGAGTCCGTACAGCATCTTCCCTTATATCAATAAATCTCTGGTATGCTTCATCCTGCTTGCTGTAGACTTCGGCTTCCCAGCGGGCTTTTGCAATCTCTTCTTCGGTCATGTTAGAGCTTGAAGTAATAGTAATGCTCTGTTCCCTTCCGGTACCTAAATCCTTTGCAGATACATTGACAATACCATTAACATCAATGTCAAATGTTACTTCAATCTGTGGGACTCCTGCCATCGCACGCTTAATACCGTTAAGACGGAAGTTGCCAAGCAGTTTATTGT includes the following:
- a CDS encoding DMT family transporter; translated protein: MEKTNEKKDFLQKTWVVCALALVCTFLWGSASPCIKLGYALFKIPSSETWTQVLFAGTRFVFAGVLTILIGSILNRKMLLPTKSSVPNILKLAMFQTILQYIFFYIGLAHNSGVKASIINGSNTFFVILVSTIIFRQEKLNLKKIIGCVIGFAGVIVVSMNGQKIDMNLSIMGDGSLFLCALSYAFSSCLMKNYSKKDNPVMLSGYQFIFGGIVMIILGLVMGGRITHVSVSAILMLFYLACISAVAYSIWGILLKHNPVSKVAIFGFTNPVFGVLLSAWWLGEGSRELGINALIALVLVCIGICIVNVKGKKAE